The region TCAGGCGTTTCCACCACAGCCTTCCCTTAACCCCACCACAGGACCAGGTAGGTGTCTGCCCTGGTTTCTGTGCTGGACCCTGTGTCCTGTTCTTAGCCAGCTGTccccaggaaggagaggggagaccTTCCACCTGTATTCCCTAGATTGGCTACAGTCCTGACCCCAGGGTAGCCAGCACTGTggggaggccaggccaggccaccaGCATCAACATCACCCATGCTGCCACTGCCCCGGCCCAGAGTGGACTGGGCTCTGAGCCGGCCCAGGCCTGGACGGTCCTCCACACATGCTGTGCTCCTCTTGTCTGTACACCAGCCCTCCACCTGGGACATCCTGCTTACCGTCATCCCTGCCTGGCTAACTCCTCCTCATCCCTCAAGTGTTTTGTGTGTTATTTTAACTGACTGAGTGTCACGTGTGGCTTCTGCgctcttagttcccggaccagggattgaacccaggcccccacagtgaaagtgctgcgtcttaaccactgaatcaccagggaattccttccgGCATCTATGTAGATGTCACCTCCAGGAAGCCAGGAAGTCTAGCTTGACCTGGGTCCTAAGAGTCAGAGGTCTTGTTCGGGCTCTCACAACCCCAGGATTCCCCTTTGACAGTACACATCACAGGTACTCTAATTGTCTGTTCAAGTCGATTCCTCCCCAAATGGACCTTGAGAACAAGGTCCGTTTCACTCACATCTGTGCTGCTGTCAGGGAGGCAGAGTGGGCCTCAGAGAGCATTAGATAAATGACAGATGACACCGCTGGCATTTGTCAGtgtcttttaaacattttgctttggcactggctcctccctcctcaccctctaGGTTGCCCCCAGGCGgcctctccctgtctcctctccttcccaagTGAGGCCACCGTCCCAGCACAATCCTGAACCGCATCTGGGCACTGACAGCCCCATCCCCTGGCTCTCACCTGTGTTTGCTGTGAAGGTTGACCACAAACACAATCAAGTCAATTCGGGGCCGATTCACGctgcagggcagagggagggacCTTGCTAAGTGGCTGAAAAACAAGAGATCGCAGAATTCAAGATACACGTACCCACATCATAATGACTGTTCACACACTACCCTTTGTAGGGAAAGAGGCTGTCAAAAGCTCCTCCCCTATTCACCTgaagcttttgtgtgtgtgtgttttaaaaatatttatttatttgactatgccaagtcttagttgtggcacatgggatcttcgatctttgttgctacatgtgggatctttgcaacctgcaggaattttttttttcttagttgtggcttgtgggatctagtcccccaacagggatcaaacccgatccccctgcattaggagcatggagacttagccactgcaccaccagggaagcccctacaggAAGCTTTTGTGGGCAAGACTCCTCAAGTGAACACAGGGGCAGGGCAGAGCTGATCTTATTCAGATTACACCTGCTTTACTCTCCCTGCCAGAAAGTTTAGTAACTCCCTTGGCAAAAGGGGATTTTGGATATAAGATGGCTTCTAGCCATCTACATTGAATGCTGGGAGGGAGGCCAGGCTCAGAAGGGGAGAGGAAGGTGTTAGACTATGAATTTAGGGGTTAAGACCGAAGCCCTTTGGAGTGAGATAGAAGTGGGTTTAAATTCCAGCCTGCCAACTATCAGCTGTGTGACGTTGGGCAAGTCACCCTCAACACTCTTGTGTGTACTTGGTCTCAGATTGTTAAATACCCACctgaagggtttttgtttttttttaaccctttatTTCTGCCCACTTCCATTTATTCCTATTACTCATCTGCCCCACCCTTCAGCTTCTAATTCAAGAATAccaaaaagtttacaaaacataacaaaagttaaaacacacacacacactcctagaAGTTCAGTTACCTAAAAATTACTACTATTAATGTTagaacatttttctaaatatcttTCCATGTACAAATGTATACACATTCAGACACTAGAATACAAtagatggaatctaaaaataggaTAATAGTATTTCCTTTTTTGGTAATGATTTCCATCTTGCTCAAGGAAGGCGATTTTGTCCACATTTTCCTTTTACTCTGAtgctaattaattatttttttatcttttcctattTCTGAGCTACGGGATTGAGATTATCAGTGATGGGGTTTGGTGTTCTATAGCCTAAGAGCCTGGTAAGACGGGTAGGGCACAGGTGGATCTATGAACAACCTTTATTTCGAGGGAAAGATGATGTTCTCTCTAGGAAGGGGCAATTCCAGTTCCCATAAAGGAAATACACTCTAGATTTAGATCATTCAACTTAGACCCCTGGAGCTTGTCTTTCAATCAGGGAGAATGACACCCACATATATTCAGTCACGTGACTCCTGCCAACAGCTGTTTCTACTCCCTATCAgttagaaaaaggaaagcaaaatacaCTTTAGTCACCTTTTCTCCAAATTTGGGGAGTATATGAGTAACTAAATATTCTGGGCCAAGTACTGCTCAAGGCAATGGGGCTTCTTCACCAGTCAGCAAAAGTcaaagtccctgccctcagggggcTAACCTTGGGGTGCCTCAGGGTGGCAGActggaaacaagaaaacaaacacgtGAacaagggaattttttaaaacaagctgTGGCcagttttattaaagaaaaattgtacATGATTTACTTTTCACCAGTCTGTTCTGGCATGCTTCTAAttatatcagaatcacctggatcAATGACAGCCAGTGTGCATACTCTGTAGTACTTTCCACATGCTGTGCCCAGTTCAATGTTATTGCCACTGGAGTGATGGATACCAGTTTTGGCCAACATGGCATAATATGAAAATTTCTTTATAGTGACAAGTGCTAGAGGGAAACAGAAAAGCTGGCGAGACAGAGAAGTGACAGAGGATGCTTTACACGGGAACAGATAACGGGTCAGGACGGAGACTCCGAGCGGTGGGTCAAAACTCGCCCCACCTGCACCGGCCTCTCTGGCCTTCcgctccacccccacccactccacCCACCTCCCCCCTCCCTTGAGCCCAGGCCAGCGATCGGACATCTGCAGCGCAGGCTACTTACACCTTCAGCTCCGAGGTGCAGTCCTCCTTGAGCATCGAATCGGCCAGTTGCTGCAGAAGAGCATCCTCCGTGCCCACTAGCTGCCCAGAGAGAGAAGGCGGCCAATGGATCCCTGGATACAGCAGCCCCGTCGCTGGGCCCGGAGGGCCGCGACCCCAGGATTCTGGCTGTAGCGCGCGAGGCACTCTTTACCGAGAGGACTACGGCAGGCACGGGTGAGGGTCTGAGGTTTGCACTCGCTCCGGCTCCATTCACTACCTGCCCACCCAGGATCCTCCCTGGGACAGCCTCGTTTCTACCGGAGGCCTGGCCCGGATACGGGGGGAAAAGCACATCTTGGACCGCCTGCATCTACCCTGCGCGCGGGCGCCCGGCCCAGCCGCTCCACCAATCAGAAACTCAGAAAGAGCCCGCCGCGCACTTATTGGTGGAGACATGGGCAGCTAACTCTGACTGGTTCAGAGAGGCGCTCTCCCACCCACCACACTCCCGCCGGAGCAGCCCAGGCCAGAATCTGAGAGGGCCGCAGAAGGCCTGGCTGCTGAGGCGCGGCCCAGGAGGAAAGGTGGGCGCGGGAATCGGGGCTGCTAACGCCTACCAAGATGGTGGCCGTGTTCAGGCCTGGCAGCTTGTCCAGCGGCCGTAACGCAGACATCCCCGGTAACTGACAACTGCCGCTCGCTGGGTGCGCGCAGGGCTTTCAAACCTTCTTCTGGCCCGCCCCTTATGCGTAAGAGCGGGTGACGTGACACTGTCTGGGCGGAGCTTCGTGTGGGGTGGGGCCGAGCAGGGCCTTCTTAAAGGAGACACTAcagctttttcttctcttttaaaattttttttatcttttattgggGGATAGCCGattaactggagaaggcaatggcaacccactccagtactcttgcctggaaaatcccatggacggaggagcctggtaggctgcagtccatggggtcactaggagttggacgcgactgagcgacttcactttcacttttcactttcatgcattggagaaggaaatggcaacccactccagtgttcttgcctggagaatcccagggacgggggagcctggtgggctgccgtctatggggttgcacagagccggacacgactgaagcgtcttagcagcagcagcagcagccaattAACAAAccatgttgtggtagtttcaggtgaacagcgaagggactcagccatacaaacaCACGTTTCCATTCCTGTCCCTCCAAACCCTGCTCCTCTCCAGGCTGCCATTtcacactgagcagagttccacgtgccAGACAGTAGGTCCTTTCTAAGGGGAAGTTTTCCACGGCTGGCCCCAGGCACCAAAGGTGCTGCCTGCGAGACAGGACTTTAATTTTACTCCTGGGAGAAAGACGGTCTTCAGTGATTTGTTTACTCATTTTTCCTTCACTCATGATCATTCCAGGcgctcttgttgttcagtcgctcagtcagtgcagttcagttgctcagtcgtgtccgactctctttgagaccccatggactgcagcacgccaggcctccctgtccatcactaactcccggagtttactccaactcatgtcagttgtgtgatgccatccaaccatctcgtcctctgtcgtccccttctcctcccaccttcaatcttttccagcatcagggtcttttcaaatgagtcagttcttcacatcaggtggccaaagtattggagtttcagcttcagcatcagtccttccaatgaatattcaggactgttcagtcattaaatcatttttaactctttgcgaccccatgggctgcagcatgccaggcttccctgtccttcacagtcttttggagcttgctcaaactcatgtccattgagttggtgatgccatccaaatgtctcatcctctgctgcctccttctcctcttgccctcagtttttcccagcatcagggtcttttcccatgaggcaggtggccaaagtagtggagcttcagcttcaacttcagtctttccaatgaatattcatggttgatttcctttaggattgacaggtttgatctccttgctgtccaagggactctcaagagtcttctccaacaccacagttcaaaagcgttgattcttcagccctcagccttttttatggttccaactctcacatccatacatgactataggaaaaaccataactttgactacatggacctttcctgataagtggtatctctgctttttaatatgctaagtttgtcgcCTCCTGCTCAGTTGACTCATTCCTTGCAGCTGCTCAGAACAAAATCTTGGGTCATTCTTGGCTCCTTTTCTCTGCACCTCACAGCCAATTTCTGGTTCTGTTCTTAAAATGCATCCAGAAGCTGACCGTTTCTCACCACTTCCACCCCTCAATCGAAAAGACGCTGGCATGTCTCACTGGGTCTACCGTAATAGACTTCTtacaggctccctctgtccacacCGATCTCCGGGGCCACTGGCTGTTCTCATACAGCAATCAGAGTCTTCCTTTTGAAGGAGAAATCAGAGCAGCCCACTTCTCTGGTCCAAACCCACTGGTAGTCCCCCTCACTCAGAGTACATTGCGAACGCCTTGCATGACTCTTGAGGCTCTGTGTGTTTTGGCCCTTGATGGACTCCCCAGCCTCATcttctgcctttctctctttAAAACCTGCTcccgggggcttccctgctggctcaactagtaaaaaatccacctgcaatgcggaagacctgggttctatccttgggttggtaagatcccctggagaagggaaaggccaccctctccagtattctggcgtagagaattccatggactgtatagttcatggggtcgcagagttggacaggactgagtgactttcacttcattcacCAGGACCTTTGCCTCTGTGGTTCTGACTGAAATGCACTTCCAAATAGTCACTTGGCTTGTTTCCTCACTTTATTCATGTATCTGCATCAACGTCACTTGATCAGAGGAGGCTTTCTGAACGACCTCATCTAAAATAGCTagcatggaacttccctggtggtccagtgatgatGACTGGGCTCCCAAAGCAGgcggcctgggtttgatctctgctcagGGAGCTAGAGCCTGCATGCCGAGACTAAATATTCTGCATGCCTCAGTGAAGATCCTGTGTTCCGCAACAGAGACCCGGCacaaataagtagaaaataaaaataaaataaagtagcaagccctgggatttccctggtggtcgagtggttaagactctgaacttccaatgcaggggtcctggctttgatccctgcttgggtaactaagatcccacgtgctgttcagctcagaaaaaaaaaaagtatatatatatatatatatatatatatcgagagagagagagagagcaagcccTCCCATAatttctctctcatcttttctGCTCAGTTTTCTCAAAAGCACTTCACATATTGCTTACAACTGTACAGCATCTGAGATTTTGCAAACTAATAAACGGTTTCTATTTATTACTGTTTAGCAATAGTCTTTTCATGGatgctgcaggagacatggaacTCCTGGACAAGGGACAAGGGACATTATTATTACTCATGGTAAAAGCAGTCGCCgatactttatttttgtgtcattttCCCCCCATGTCCCCCAAGCCCTGCAAAGGACCCATTGTGTTTGTCTGTATACCTTGTGCATGGCATTATGGGAGAGGAACACAGAAATTAATACTGCTTTTATAGTGAGTGATAAGCatgcttgttctttttccaggAGGAGATGTTACCTCATCCCTCAACATTGCTTGTTATAAACACAGCCCTGAGAAATGGCCTGGGTAGGCAGCTTTCAGGGCCTTGCTCTCTTGTCTTGCCCAGCAAGAACTTGCAGGGACTCAAAGCTCATGGAAGACTGCTTCTCCTAATAGTTATATAGTTACCAGCTCATTGTCTCTctaaccaaaatataaaatacaaaggacaaggatttttgtcagttttgtaCATCCAGCACTTTAGAAAGTGCTtggtaggaacttccctggtggtccagtggctaagactccatgttcccaatgcaggggtcccaagttggatccctggtcagggaactagatcccacatgctgcaactaagaatctGCATGCTGAGACTAATGATCCTGCACTccacaatgaagactgaaaatcctgtgtgccacaactaaggcctgctGCAGccaatatcaataaataaatattttaaaaaggaatgcctttcttattcatataataaaaatactttttaaaataaataaaagtacctACACCTACAgagtagttgctcaataaatatttgtcaaatgagtgAGTTGATTGATTTACATCCATTCGTTCATTCTCAGCAGTGATTCGTTCACTCATTTCCTAGGGCAGACCCAATGCCCTACCCTGGGAACACAGATGAACCAGACAGGACTGACCAGCTCAGTGTGATGGAGAAGTCAGACAGTGATCACACAGTGTGATATCTGCAAGAGCAGGGGGCACTTCCTGTCTAGTCAATCCTTCCCCCCTACAGATCAAATGAGTTAAACCTTGTTTAGAAAGAGCAGGAAGGTACACGGCTGCGTGGAGCTCCTGCCCCAGCGCAGATGCCGCTTTGATTCCCCATGGCCTGCGGCATAGAGGGGAGTCCCTGACAGCCAGTTAGTAGTTAGTACTAGGAAAATAAAGCAAGGCGTCCTAGGAGTTAGAACGGGATGGGCTGGAGGAGCTGCTTTAGGTTGGAGGGGGCCTTGCTAAGAGGGTTATGTTTGGGCAGATGCCTGAATGCAGTGATAGAGGAGCCAATTAAACGTAGTGAAGAAGAGGATTCAGGCAGAAGGATCAGCAAGTGCTAAGACCCCAAGTGGAGAGCATTCCTGAGGCTTCTGAGAGGCAGCAAGGTGGCCAGTGGCTCAAGCAGGTGAGGTGAGGAGTGGAGATGAAGTAGAGAGGTGATGGAGGCCCAGGTGACTGAGGCCCTTAGACAGTCAAGGAAAGACTCTGGACCCTGCTCATCATCTTCCAGGAGGGGCTGAGCTGAGACCCATTCAGTCCCAGCTGTGTGGAGCGCCTGCCTGGGCTGGGCCTGATGCTGGGCTGACCCGGGCACAGAGGTGTCCTTCCTGCTGTCCGGAGTTTTCAGGGTGGACGGACAGATAACAGCAACGAAAGGCAGCACAGTGAGTGAGAGTCACCCTGGCAAGCAGCTGCAGCCCAGATGAAGGTGCATTAAAGCTCCCTGGGGAGAGCCCCGTTACACTTTGCTGACAGTCGGTTGAGGCATCAAGGTGAGTTGATGCTTGTCCCCCTTGCAGGTAGTGCAATAGAAAACAGTGGTGTGTAAGATCCATCCTGTGATGAAGGGTAGAGATTGGTAGGAAACCCAGATCCAGGCCTGGAAGTTCTTGTAGTAATATCAGAACCCAGAACTGGAAGGGCCATCAGAGACCCTCTGGGCCAGTGTGTTTTGAACTGACTTCTGTGGAACCCTGGGGAGATGCTGCCTTGGTGGGCAGGGGTGCACCGTGAGGGGTAGGGGGAAGCTGAGTGGGTGGGATCGGGAAACCTCATCCCACCTTTTAACAGAAGCAGCTCTGGCTTTATCTCTATTGCATATTGAGCTTCCCACCAACTTTtgtgtgggacttccctagtgactcagtggtaaagaatctgcctgccaatgcagcagacaagggtttgatccctgatccgagaagaccccatatgctgcgaagcaaccaagcctgtgtaccacaactattgaagtcagtgccttagagcctgtgctcctcaataagagaagccaccacataaGTTTGcccacagcaactagagagtgaGCTGGCGCAgccaccaagacccagcacagccaaaaataaatggctaaataaaaagtataataacCTTTTGTGTGAACAAAGAATCATGTGACTAGAACAATATCCAAGGGCCACTGAtcactttaaaaaacagatttattaAGGTGTCATTGACATGTAATAAGCTACACATATTTAATGTGCACGATTTGATAAGCTTTGACATAAAGATACACCCAGGAAGGCACCATCCCAATCATTTTATAATGAGCATATCCATTACCTCCAAAGCTTCTCTGTGCCCCCTGTGTCATCCTCCGccacctcctctctgccctcacACTCCAAAATGTTGAATAGCACTTTGGCAACTTTGCTCATCAGAGTCCAACGTTGGAAATGCCCCAAATGTCCTTCTGtggtgaacagataaacaagCTGTGGGGCGCTGGTACAGGCAGCATTTTCAGTGGAGTGAGCATTGTGCTGAGCAgcagaagtcagacacaaaagagcaCGGGCTGTGAGatcccatttatgtgaaatgcaAG is a window of Odocoileus virginianus isolate 20LAN1187 ecotype Illinois chromosome 23, Ovbor_1.2, whole genome shotgun sequence DNA encoding:
- the CENPM gene encoding centromere protein M isoform X4, encoding MQAVQDVLFPPYPGQASGRNEAVPGRILGGQVVNGAGASANLRPSPVPAVVLSLVGTEDALLQQLADSMLKEDCTSELKVHLARSLPLPCSVNRPRIDLIVFVVNLHSKHSLQNVEESLCHLDAAFFLGKVTFLATGARKVEVTGVASLQLGGTATAASTGTPW
- the CENPM gene encoding centromere protein M isoform X5 — translated: MQAVQDVLFPPYPGQASGRNEAVPGRILGGQVVNGAGASANLRPSPVPAVVLSLVGTEDALLQQLADSMLKEDCTSELKVHLARSLPLPCSVNRPRIDLIVFVVNLHSKHSLQNVEESLCHLDAAFFLGKVTFLATGG
- the CENPM gene encoding centromere protein M isoform X1; its protein translation is MQAVQDVLFPPYPGQASGRNEAVPGRILGGQVVNGAGASANLRPSPVPAVVLSLVGTEDALLQQLADSMLKEDCTSELKVHLARSLPLPCSVNRPRIDLIVFVVNLHSKHSLQNVEESLCHLDAAFFLGKVTFLATGAGRDSHCSIHRNTVVRLAHTYRSPLLFCDLEIEDFRATMAQRLVRLLQICAGHVPGVSALNLLSLLRGSENPSLEDL
- the CENPM gene encoding centromere protein M isoform X3 — protein: MQAVQDVLFPPYPGQASGRNEAVPGRILGGQVVNGAGASANLRPSPVPAVVLSLVGTEDALLQQLADSMLKEDCTSELKVHLARSLPLPCSVNRPRIDLIVFVVNLHSKHSLQNVEESLCHLDAAFFLGKVTFLATGAGRDSHCSIHRNTVVRLAHTYRSPLLFCDLEVGPEAP